In Onthophagus taurus isolate NC chromosome 6, IU_Otau_3.0, whole genome shotgun sequence, a genomic segment contains:
- the LOC111424340 gene encoding peroxisomal ATPase PEX1 isoform X2 has translation MKHDGVKPVSPGRLDQLTEVVIKPPVVHTNPKKVDAKENGGGIWSINGFLKYFAPNKPVQEESILDIYKAIGVPFVFRLHPLADVLRCPSPNLANNTSKNVFNVYASKNVLPRCVEKREDLVFSFRPILPPRDFKYTDDNDAVNDILVRLCLLDDTKNVIGDGNEYFKPLFVDEGIFKHYDVEVGSKVLLRHIDKVEEVNKIEICTSKGFVKEIKEKFKFYIGENCKDGKLILNSNFVINISDEHQVLLKFTPNDLKSCFVDSDFIRNGQLTVGELQLPDFSPKVIDKIEKFDEICLDFSNFKEILDGCYTCWNIGCKDINNLENILITGKPGCGKSTLAQEFSKKISTSPIYIHVETISCKEIKGKTVDSLHKFFEGKFMKLVYYQPSLLILDDLHVICENVIDGAEPTQQSLLFNRTSEILASLFNDLLKKHFIQIIATAESTLKLNKNIFDSRGVHFFKNIFTIKELNKLDRINLLKFAFEKDTNIEDVDLENLSLKTEGYVAQDLVDLVNKCIFESYKDELATVNNDHCLKALEASSSLSLRNVQLHTPGNRDFSDIGGLEDVKKILIESMLWPAQYANIFANAPLRLQSGLLLYGPPGTGKTILAGAAAKQCNLRLISIKGPELLSKYIGASEQAVRDVFEKAQSAKPCILFFDEFDSLAPRRGHDNTGVTDRVVNQFLTQLDGVESLTGVCVLAATSRPDLLDPALLRPGRLDKQILCPLPDQPARLAILKSLSKTLNFSNDVDLGEIASTTHGFSGADLQAVLYTAQMSAVEHLLDDPVDDEDVDDETEINQGHLKEALKTTRPSLTLEDRRKYDRIYAKFQANEDLLELQGGKQRATLA, from the exons ATGGTGTAAAGCCAGTATCTCCAGGGCGTCTCGACCAGTTAACCGAAGTGGTCATTAAACCACCAGTTGTTCACACCAACCCCAAGAAAGTCGATGCAAAAGAGAACGGCGGTGGCATATGGAGCATAAATGGTTTCCTCAAATATTTCGCGCCTAACAAACCCGTCCAAGAAGAGAGTATTCTCGACATTTACAAAGCGATCGGTGTTCCCTTTGTGTTTCGTCTCCACCCCTTGGCGGACGTCCTTCGTTGTCCTAGTCCTAATCTGGCAAACAATACCAGTAAGAACGTTTTTAATGTTTACGCGTCGAAAAACGTGTTACCTCGATGTGTGGAAAAACGGGAGGATTTAGTTTTTTCCTTCCGCCCGATTTTGCCACCAAGAGATTTTAAATACACCGATGATAATGATGCGGTTAATGATATTTTGGTCCGGTTGTGTTTATTGGATGatactaaaaatgttattggtgatggaaatgaatattttaaacCGTTATTTGTTGATgaaggaatttttaaacattatgaTGTTGAGGTTGGATCGAAGGTTCTATTGAGACATATTGATAAAGTTGAGGAAGTGAATAAAATTGAGATATGCACTAGTAAAGGATTTGTGAAAgagattaaagaaaaatttaaattttatatcggGGAAAATTGTAAAGATGGGAAATTGATTCTTAATTcgaattttgttataaatatttctgaTGAGCATCAAGTTTTGCTAAAATTTACACCGAATGATTTAAAATCGTGTTTTGTTGATAGCGattttataagaaatggtCAATTAACTGTTGGTGAATTACAATTACCTGATTTTTCACCAAAAGTAAttgataaaatcgaaaaatttgaTGAGATTTGTTtggatttttcaaattttaaagaaattttggatGGGTGTTATACTTGTTGGAATATAGGATGTaaagatattaataatttggaaaatattctTATAACTGGTAAACCTGGTTGTGGAAAATCAACTTTGGCACaagaattttctaaaaaaatatcaacatCACCTATTTATATTCATGTCGAAACCATATCttgtaaagaaattaaagGAAAAACTGTAGATTCTTTACACAAATTTTTTGAGGGGAAATTTATGAAACTGGTTTATTACCAACcaagtttattaattttggacGATTTACATGTTATTTGTGAGAACGTTATTGACGGAGCAGAACCGACACaacaaagtttattatttaatag aacgaGCGAAATCTTGGCATCTTTATTCAACGATCttctaaaaaaacatttcattcAAATTATCGCAACGGCAGAgtcaactttaaaattaaataaaaacattttcgattCAAGAGGAGtacatttcttcaaaaatatattcacaATTAAAGAACTGAACAAATTAGatcgaataaatttattaaaatttgccTTTGAAAAAGATACAAACATCGAGGATGTTGATCTCGAAAATTTAAGCTTAAAAACTGAAGGATATGTTGCTCAAGATTTAGTTGATCTAGTTAATAAATGCATTTTCGAATCATACAAAGAtg AACTCGCCACCGTCAATAATGACCACTGTTTAAAAGCTTTAGAAGCATCATCTTCGTTATCTTTAAGAAACGTTCAATTACATACTCCTGGCAATCGAGATTTTTCTGATATCGGTGGATTAGAAgacgttaaaaaaattttaattgaaagcATGTTATGGCCCGCACAG tACGCAAATATATTTGCAAACGCCCCTTTGCGGTTACAATCGGGATTACTGTTGTATGGTCCGCCTGGTACGGGGAAGACGATTTTGGCAGGTGCTGCAGCTAAACAATGTAATCTCAGGCTAATTTCCATAAAAGGTCCTGAACTACTGTCGAAGTACATTGGGGCGAGTGAGCAAGCTGTGAGGGATGTCTTTGAGAA AGCCCAAAGTGCGAAACcttgcattttatttttcgatgAATTTGACAGTTTAGCACCTAG ACGTGGCCACGACAATACCGGTGTAACGGATAGGGTAGTGAATCAATTCCTGACACAATTAGACGGGGTTGAATCCTTGACGGGCGTCTGTGTCCTCGCGGCGACTTCCAGGCCTGACCTTCTCGATCCAGCCCTTCTTAGGCCGGGCCGACTTGACAAGCAGATCTTGTGCCCCCTTCCCGATCAG CCGGCGAGGTtagcaattttaaaatcattatcGAAAACGCTTAACTTTTCAAATGATGTCGATTTGGGGGAGATTGCTTCTACGACTCATGGATTTTCTGGAGCTGATCTTCAAGCAGTTTTATATACCGCCCAGATGAGCGCTGTAGAACATTTATTAGATGATCCAGTG GATGATGAGGACGTCGATGACGAAACGGAAATAAACCAGGGACATTTAAAGGAAGCCCTCAAGACAACCAGGCCATCTTTAACATTGGAAGATAGGCGTAAATATGATAGAAT aTACGCCAAGTTTCAAGCAAATGAAGATCTTTTAGAGTTACAAGGGGGTAAACAACGAGCTACTTTAGCTTAa
- the LOC111424341 gene encoding uncharacterized protein DDB_G0287625-like, whose translation MKFTITAFTTLVCFSTVYGRHITKHHKTHDDRNKHHLKRDGGDLTTTDNTNPNSDGFSNINVESTTSYNSKRHAKHLNFKKNHLKRDGDLTPGTEDPITPITELDNNPSGSPPGSDSSTSSQPFKRHGTHQRQKNHHAKRDGAEPYTELSSTEQPTSNDFPSVEITTQQQNPSKRHRNHHQKKHHLKRDGGDLTTDNTNPNSDGFSNINVESTTSYNSKRHAKHRNFKKNHLKRDGDFTSGTENPITPITELDNNPSGSPPSSDSSTSSQPFKRHGTHQRQKNHHAKRDGADPNPYTGLPSTEQPTFNDFPSVETTTQQQNPSKRHRNHHQKKHHFKRDGGDGSSIIEVSDPETSSYFSPENSNPTTESSIVIV comes from the exons ATGAAGTTTACAATAACCGCTTTTACAACACTCGTTTGTTTTTCTACGGTTTATGGAC gCCATATTACCAAACACCATAAAACTCATGATGATCGAAACAAACATCACTTAAAGCGAGATGGCG gTGATCTGACAACTACTGATAATACCAACCCTAACTCCGATGgcttttcaaatattaatgtGGAATCAACTACTTCATACAATTCTAAACGCCACGCAAAACATCtcaatttcaagaaaaatcatttaaagaGAGATG GTGACTTAACACCAGGGACAGAAGATCCAATTACTCCAATTACAGAACTTGACAACAATCCTTCTGGTAGTCCACCCGGTTCAGATTCAAGCACATCAAGCCAACCTTTTAAGCGTCATGGAACCCATCAACGCCAAAAGAACCATCATGCAAAGAGAGACGGTG ctGAGCCATATACAGAATTGTCTTCAACAGAACAGCCCACGTCTAATGATTTTCCAAGTGTAGAAATAACCACTCAACAACAAAACCCTTCTAAACGCCATAGAAACCATCACCAAAAGAAACATCACTTAAAAAGAGACGGAG gTGATCTGACAACTGATAATACTAATCCTAATTCCGATGgcttttcaaatattaatgtGGAATCAACTACTTCATACAATTCTAAACGCCACGCAAAACATcgaaatttcaagaaaaatcaCTTAAAAAGAGATG gTGACTTCACATCAGGGACAGAAAATCCAATTACTCCAATTACAGAACTTGACAACAATCCTTCTGGTAGTCCACCCAGTTCAGATTCAAGCACATCAAGCCAACCTTTTAAGCGTCATGGAACCCATCAACGCCAAAAGAACCATCATGCAAAGAGAGACGGTG ctGATCCTAATCCATATACTGGATTGCCTTCAACAGAACAACCCacgtttaatgattttccaagTGTAGAAACAACCACTCAACAACAAAATCCTTCTAAACGTCATAGAAACCATCACCAAAAGAAACATCACTTCAAAAGAGACGGAG GTGATGGCAGTTCAATTATAGAAGTCAGTGATCCAGAAACttcatcatatttttctcCAGAAAATAGCAATCCAACTACAGAATCAAGTATAGTGATTGTATAA
- the LOC111424345 gene encoding uncharacterized protein, producing MKFLIVVFLCLIVSLALGEHHFKKHHEKKHKLHDDAKDDELNESKRLFGLRKPWWLRPPVCCPCQPPTTGSTSTESTSTSEITPPITDESTSSTTSEATPTI from the exons ATGAAGTTCTTAATTGTTGTTTTCTTGTGCCTTATTGTGTCTCTAGCTTTAGGAG AACATCATTTTAAGAAACATCACGAAAAGAAACATAAACTTCACGACGATGCTAAag ATGACGAATTAAATGAATCTAAACGTCTATTTGGTTTGAGAAAACCATGGTGGTTAAGACCTCCAGTATGTTGCCCTTGCCAACCACCAACTACTGGTAGTACTAGTACGGAATCTACATCTACAAGTGAAATAACCCCACCTATAACAGATGAATCAACTTCTTCAACCACTTCAGAAGCAACTCCAActatataa
- the LOC111424342 gene encoding protein suex-1-like yields the protein MRILIVIGLVYLSLLLVAGSSHSHNKKKHHKRHEDFDQVAVDNDDAGFVVEQPDENLEELEGYGKRHGGYGGHDGYGGYGGYGGYGGYGRPPYGGGRPPYGGGRPPYGGGRPPYWGGPGGRPPYCCPCNNTNTNNTAF from the exons ATGAGAATTCTTATAGTTATCGGGTTGGTTTATCTCTCCCTTCTTCTTGTTGCTGGGTCCTCCCACTCCCATAACAAGAAAAAGCATCATAAAAGACATGAAg ACTTTGACCAGGTAGCTGTTGATAACGATGATGCCGGTTTTGTAGTTGAACAACCTGATGAAAATCTAGAAGAATTAGAAGGATATGGTAAAAGACATGGAGGATATGGTGGACATGATGGATATGGTGGTTATGGCGGGTATGGTGGATATGGCGGATATGGTAGACCACCATATGGGGGAGGAAGACCACCTTATGGGGGAGGAAGACCACCTTATGGGGGAGGAAGACCACCATATTGGGGAGGACCTGGAGGAAGACCGCCGTATTGTTGCCCTTGCAATAACACCAACACTAACAACACAGcattctaa
- the LOC139430030 gene encoding myb-like protein A, which translates to MYPNLPPILLYISLAQPPDVNYPFGVPFQHGPPMVGFPQIPYGYNSAYYPFNLGVSSPIKGNCDQVGSASSGLTPNMEAIRKDFRGPKERSSNQGARSMRIEVQNTENSQPVVKMKLDNNGKEMAQTFQLPFGYQPQNYQTFGPNQNNNQQYIPLVNVADKHAPLPGARSMNLAVQYPGNSQPIVEMKLDSNGKEMVQSFQIPSLDPNNNQFRPFDYQRQYYQTFWPNQYIPVLNVANKNTPFPGARSMSLAVQKQLNSQPVVEMKLDNNGKEMAQTLQIPSIHLINNQFRPLGYQPQYYQTYSANQNYNQQNVPLLNVADKLAPFPGARSMSLAVQNQGNSPPVVEMKLDSNGKEMAQTFQLPSIDLINNQLRPLGYQPQYYQTYGANQNFNQQNVPLLNPINNQVRPFEYQRQYYQKFWPNENINQQNVPVLNVANKNTPFPGARSMNFAVQNQLNSQPVVEMKLDNNGKEMAQTLQLPSIDIINNQFRPFDYQRQYYQTYWPNHNTNQQNVPLLNVADKNTPLPGVQEEHHQHHTPNKNISQQNVTSFHINLPAFGARAMTLTVQNSSDSRPSLTMKLDNDSKEMILNLKYPSTDLLNQFGHNISQNPERNQQQPQSQEHQNLSSSDVANNLPVSGAKFINRAINGSYEPVQNSQQQPQEEILDQQGDSPLDVVDKASPISGARSISHEQKAPKNSGPEAEKDLDQNNQQNQNHESTHQKPPQFDKQNISDIPDKNSPSSGARSKSLDIKNPNSPPHLQIPVDNTTNGNHGLVQNNQQQPQEGILDQQGDSPLDVADKASPLSGARSISHEQKTPENSEPEAKKDLDHNNQQNQHHESTQQEPPQFDKQNIFDIPDKNSPSSGARSKSLDIKNLKSPPHLQIPLDNTTNGSHERVQNDQQQPQEGILDQQGDSPLDVADKASPISGGRSISHEQKTPENFGPEAKKDPDQNNQQNQNNESSQQKPPQFDKQNISDIPDTNSTSSGAKSKSPDIKNPNSPPHLQIPVDNTTNGNHGLVQNNQQHPQEGILDQQGDSPLDVADKASPISGARSISHEQKTPDNSESEAKKDLDQNNQQNQNHESTQQEPPEFNKHNISDIPDKKSPSSGARSMSLDIKNPNSGPEVEMKLDHNGNNMTQNFKLPPTNPFYQQLPRSKEANETDPNHDPNYSEIYKEKNPEVNNEGKLQVMNPTDKPELLNSLNNTNTTRAGSGYRNRTATIQFANQLHVYSYNTSVFPTIQRFNIYNQTIMNKRRPDQNKGNYPIKQYAANARRQDTRGSSKQKSSPNNVKPKELGTVDDKVDSFQLALITILDRGPKRQSNNKETESNSGQVGKDCRPCRAPVAKQQNKAVGTKPKEAIPVEDKVDGFKIALMTILQQKEVEKKVTPPPSLKLLRRQDPEKFKYALFHLLNN; encoded by the exons ATGTATCCAAATTTGCCCCCCATTCTTTTATACATTTCTCTTGCCCAGCCACCTGACGTAAATTATCCTTTTGGCGTTCCATTTCAACATGGACCTCCAATGGTGGGTTTCCCACAAATACCATATGGGTATAATTCTGCTTATTATCCTTTTAATTTGGGCGTTTCATCCCCTATTAAAGGGAATTGCGATCAAG TGGGTTCGGCTTCTTCAGGATTGACGCCTAACATGGAAGCAATTCGTAAGGATTTTAGGGGGCCAAAAg AGAGGAGCTCAAATCAGGGAGCTAGATCAATGAGAATAGAAGTACAAAACACGGAAAATTCGCAACCTGTTGTGAAAATGAAGCTTGATAATAATGGCAAAGAAATGGCACAAACGTTTCAGCTTCCATTTGGATATCAACCTCAAAACTACCAAACATTTGGGCCAAATCAAAACAACAACCAACAATATATTCCTTTGGTAAATGTCGCGGATAAACATGCACCTCTTCCTGGAGCTAGATCAATGAACCTTGCTGTTCAATATCCAGGAAATTCTCAACCTATAGTGGAAATGAAACTTGATAGTAATGGCAAAGAAATGGTGCAATCGTTTCAGATTCCTTCATTAGATCCAAACAATAATCAATTTAGACCGTTTGACTATCAACGTCAATACTACCAAACGTTTTGGCCGAACCAATATATTCCTGTGTTAAATGTTGCGAATAAAAACACTCCTTTCCCTGGAGCTAGATCGATGAGTCTTGCAGTTCAAAAGCAACTAAATTCTCAACCTGTAGTGGAGATGAAACTTGATAATAATGGCAAAGAAATGGCACAAACGTTACAGATTCCTTCAATACATTTAATCAATAATCAATTTAGACCGTTAGGGTATCAACCCCAATACTACCAAACATATAGTGCAAATCAAAACTATAATCAACAAAATGTTCCTTTGTTAAATGTCGCAGATAAACTTGCACCGTTTCCTGGAGCTAGATCAATGAGCCTTGCAGTTCAAAACCAAGGAAATTCCCCACCTGTAGTGGAGATGAAACTTGATAGTAATGGCAAAGAAATGGCACAAACGTTTCAGCTTCCTTCAAtagatttaatcaataatcaACTTAGACCATTAGGGTATCAACCCCAATATTACCAAACATATGGCGCAaatcaaaactttaatcaaCAAAATGTTCCTTTGTTAAATCCAATCAATAATCAAGTTAGACCATTTGAGTATCAACGTCAATACTACCAAAAGTTTTGGCCGAACGAAAACATCAATCAACAAAATGTTCCTGTGTTAAATGTTGCGAATAAAAACACTCCTTTCCCTGGAGCGAGATCGATGAATTTTGCAGTTCAAAACCAACTAAATTCTCAACCTGTAGTGGAAATGAAACTTGATAACAATGGCAAAGAAATGGCACAAACTTTACAGCTTCCTTCAATAGATATAATCAATAATCAATTTAGACCGTTTGACTATCAACGTCAATACTACCAAACATATTGGCCGAATCATAACACCAACCAACAAAATGTTCCTTTGTTAAATGTTGCGGATAAAAATACTCCTCTCCCTGGAGTTCAGGAAGAGCATCATCAACATCATACtccaaataaaaatatcagcCAACAAAATGTTACTTCATTCCACATCAACTTACCCGCCTTTGGAGCTAGAGCGATGACTCTCACAGTTCAAAACTCGAGTGATTCTCGGCCTTCGTTAACAATGAAGCTTGATAATGATAGTAAGGAAATGATTCTAAATCTTAAGTATCCCTCAACAGATTTACTTAATCAATTTGGTCAcaatatatctcaaaatccAGAAAGAAATCAACAACAACCTCAAAGTCAAGAACATCAAAATCTTTCTTCATCAGATGTTGCGAATAACTTACCTGTATCTGGagctaaatttataaatcgtgCAATAAATGGTAGTTATGAACCGGTTCAAAATAGCCAACAACAACCTCAGGAAGAAATCTTGGACCAGCAAGGTGATTCGCCGTTggatgttgtagataaagctTCACCTATTTCCGGAGCTAGATCTATAAGTCATGAACAAAAAGCTCCAAAAAATTCTGGCCCTGAAGCGGAAAAGGATCTAGATCAAAACaatcaacaaaatcaaaatcatgAATCTACCCATCAAAAACCTCCTCAATTtgacaaacaaaatatttcagaTATTCCGGACAAAAACTCACCTTCATCCGGAGCAAGATCAAAGAGTCTCGATataaaaaatccaaattcTCCACCTCATTTACAAATACCAGTTGATAATACTACAAATGGTAATCACGGACTGGtgcaaaataatcaacaacaacCTCAGGAAGGAATCTTGGACCAACAAGGTGATTCGCCATTGGATGTTGCAGATAAAGCTTCACCTCTTTCCGGAGCTAGATCTATAAGTCATGAACAAAAAACTCCAGAAAATTCTGAACCTGAGGCGAAAAAGGATCTAGATCACAACAATCAACAAAATCAACATCATGAATCCACCCAGCAAGAACCTCCTCAGTTtgacaaacaaaatattttcgatattCCGGACAAAAACTCACCTTCATCCGGAGCAAGATCAAAGAGTCTCgatataaaaaatctaaaatctcCACCTCATTTACAAATACCACTTGATAATACTACAAATGGTAGCCACGAACGAGTGCAAAATGACCAACAACAACCTCAGGAAGGAATCTTGGACCAGCAAGGTGATTCGCCATTGGATGTTGCAGATAAAGCTTCACCTATTTCCGGAGGTAGATCTATAAGTCATGAACAAAAAACTCCAGAAAATTTTGGACCTGAGGCGAAAAAGGATCCAGATCAAAACaatcaacaaaatcaaaataatgaaTCCTCTCAGCAAAAACCTCCTCAATTtgacaaacaaaatatttcagaTATTCCGGATACAAACTCAACTTCATCCGGAGCAAAATCAAAGAGTCCCGATataaaaaatccaaattcTCCACCTCATTTACAAATACCAGTTGATAATACTACAAATGGTAATCACGGACTGGtgcaaaataatcaacaacatCCTCAGGAAGGAATCTTGGACCAGCAAGGTGATTCGCCATTGGATGTTGCAGATAAAGCTTCACCTATTTCCGGAGCTAGATCTATAAGTCATGAACAAAAAACTCCAGATAATTCTGAATCTGAGGCGAAAAAGGATCTAGATCAAAACaatcaacaaaatcaaaatcatgAATCGACCCAGCAAGAACCTCCTGAATTCAACAAGCATAATATTTCAGATATTCCGGATAAAAAGTCACCTTCATCCGGAGCAAGATCGATGAGTCTAGATataaaaaatccaaattcTGGACCTGAGGTAGAAATGAAGCTGGATCACAATGGCAATAACATGACACAGAATTTTAAACTTCCTCCAACAAATCCGTTTTACCAACAACTGCCGCGGTCTAAAGAAGCTAATGAAACAGATCCAAATCATGATCCAAATTATTCTgaaatatataaagaaaaaaatccagaAGTTAATAACGAAGGTAAATTGCAAGTAATGAATCCTACAGATAAACCTGAACTCTTAAATTCGTTAAATAACACAAACACAACTAGAGCTGGATCGGGATATAGAAATCGCACAGCAACAATTCAATTTGCAAATCAATTACATGTATATAGTTATAATACAAGTGTTTTCCCAACAATACAAAGATTCAATATATATAACCAAACTATTATGAACAAGCGTAGACCAGATCAGAATAAAGGAAATTATCCAATAAAGCAGTACGCAGCGAATGCTAGGCGTCAAGACACAAGAGGTTCATCAAAACAGAAATCATCACCGAATAATGTTAAACCTAAAGAGTTGGGCACGGTAGATGATAAAGTTGATTCTTTTCAATTAGCTCTCATAACGATTTTGGATAGAGGTCCAAAACGGCAgagtaataataaagaaacagAATCAAATTCAGGTCAAGTTGGAAAAGATTGTAGACCTTGTAGAGCGCCAGTTGCGAAACAACAAAACAAAGCTGTTGGAACAAAACCCAAAGAGGCAATTCCAGTCGAGGATAAAGTTGATGGTTTTAAAATAGCCCTTATGACAATTTTGCAACAAAAAGAAGTGGAAAAAAAGGTGACACCGCCACCAAGTTTAAAACTTCTTCGGAGGCAAGATCcagagaaatttaaatatgccctttttcacttattaaataattag
- the LOC139430274 gene encoding protein starmaker-like — translation MIKFLFGFSIIYFLNLSFYETTHIKNGDVDKFKHRDETFWKSFWGTMFTCKENCVIDLSSENNTNTSIKLDDQDSPDLDNLGLDSSKEPKKMKKKKRNKSKNSKKKQRRKKKGQDNQDNKLDDESEKSENKKANKKRKSKRGRSKSAKKGRRRRKKIDSNNSQNSTVQGDQLTQVDQKGNLDDINNNSTVQGDQLTQVDQKGNLDDINNNSTQEESNSIIDKFNDKSNDTLDGKVDDKSNQEMNVEGESKDQNENDGKITEEPYNQEQRELTELNNHEVVSDLPQMNNTQEHVNSTSHEYEGAESLNDSDDASRYDEKITEEPYNQEQRELAELNNHEVVSDFPQINNTQEQVKSTSHKQEGAETRNDSDDASRLIEEKVEQ, via the exons ATGATCAAGTTTTTGTTTGGGTTttcgattatttattttttaaatttatcattttatgaGACAACGCATATAAAAAATGGAGATGTTGATAAAT ttaaacACCGTGATGAGACGTTTTGGAAAAGCTTTTGGGGCACAATGTTTACTTGTAAGGAAAACTGTGTAATCGATTTATCCTCAGAAAATAACACCAACACATCAATAAAACTTGATGATCAAGATTCTCCTGATTTAG ataatttagGACTTGATAGTTCGAAAGAAcccaaaaaaatgaaaaagaagaaacgaaataaatctaaaaatagtaaaaaaaaacaaagacgCAAGAAGAAAGGCCAAGATAACCAAG ataataaattggatgatgaatctgaaaaaagcgaaaataaaaaagctaATAAAAAACGTAAATCTAAAAGGGGTCGATCAAAATCAGCAAAAAAAGGAAGGAGGAGAcgcaaaaaaattgattctaataaTTCACAAAATTCAACAGTTCAAGGAGATCAATTGACTCAAGTTGATCAGAAAGGGAATCTAGATGAcatcaataataattcaaCAGTTCAAGGAGATCAATTGACTCAAGTTGATCAGAAAGGGAATCTAGATGAcatcaataataattcaaCACAAGAAGAATCTAATTCgattattgataaatttaatgataaatcTAATGATACACTTGATGGGAAAGTAGATGATAAATCTAATCAAGAAATGAATGTTGAGGGTGAATCAAAAGATCAAAACGAAAATGATGGAAAAATAACTGAGGAACCATACAATCAGGAACAAAGAGAATTGACAGAATTAAATAACCACGAAGTTGTTTCTGATTTACCACAGATGAACAATACTCAAGAACACGTGAATTCAACATCCCATGAGTACGAGGGTGCTGAATCACTAAATGATTCTGATGATGCTAGTAGATATGACGAGAAAATAACCGAGGAGCCATACAATCAGGAACAACGAGAATTGGCAGAATTAAATAACCACGAAGTTGTTTCTGATTTTCCACAGATAAACAACACTCAAGAACAAGTGAAATCAACATCCCATAAGCAGGAGGGTGCTGAAACACGAAATGATTCTGATGATGCTAGTAGAttaattgaagaaaaagtagaacaataa